A single window of Candidatus Omnitrophota bacterium DNA harbors:
- a CDS encoding tetratricopeptide repeat protein, producing MALAAVPTDLQPYFDKGIQAYTQGSYEYAADLLSFVVKNAPDATEARRYLRLAIQKHANQHPPSWLWQLSMTLLTLPLRAWAWLVQAQGKYRQAIGLYEWELRLNPRSRSLLMALAQALSRTGLEDASLQTYEELLSLDPNHLGALRKLARLAMKRADDAKARTCFERILQLHPGDLEAQQSLRNLDALGTIKKGFAA from the coding sequence ATGGCGCTGGCCGCGGTTCCGACAGATCTGCAGCCCTATTTTGACAAAGGCATCCAAGCCTACACGCAAGGCAGCTACGAATACGCGGCCGATTTGCTCTCGTTTGTCGTCAAGAATGCCCCGGATGCGACCGAAGCGCGGCGCTACCTTCGGCTCGCCATTCAAAAGCACGCGAACCAGCATCCGCCCTCCTGGCTGTGGCAGCTCTCGATGACCCTGCTGACGCTGCCGCTGCGCGCGTGGGCCTGGCTCGTCCAGGCCCAAGGCAAGTACCGGCAAGCGATCGGCCTGTATGAATGGGAACTGCGGCTGAATCCCCGCTCGCGATCGCTGCTGATGGCGCTCGCCCAAGCCCTGAGCCGCACCGGGCTTGAAGACGCCTCGCTGCAAACCTACGAAGAACTGCTGTCGCTCGATCCGAATCATCTGGGCGCCTTGAGAAAACTCGCACGGCTCGCGATGAAGCGGGCCGATGACGCGAAAGCGCGCACCTGTTTTGAACGAATCCTGCAGCTGCATCCCGGCGATCTTGAAGCGCAGCAAA
- the def gene encoding peptide deformylase, protein MRPLCLEPQPVLRAAACRVRAFTDDVRRLVDDLIETMYANDGIGLAAPQIGRDAQVFVANPSRHPGQELVMVNPALEWSAGRAGIVEGCLSVPDVWAKIRRAARVRMHGCDAAGAAYTVTAEGLLAIVLQHEFDHLQGRLFIDRLPWWRRLTTRRPTR, encoded by the coding sequence GTGCGCCCGTTATGCCTTGAGCCGCAACCGGTGTTGCGCGCCGCCGCCTGCCGCGTGAGGGCCTTCACCGATGATGTGCGGCGTCTCGTTGACGATTTGATTGAGACGATGTACGCTAATGATGGCATTGGGCTGGCCGCTCCGCAAATCGGACGCGACGCGCAAGTCTTCGTGGCGAATCCCTCCCGCCATCCGGGCCAGGAGCTCGTGATGGTGAATCCCGCGCTCGAGTGGTCTGCCGGGCGCGCGGGGATTGTGGAAGGGTGCCTCAGCGTGCCCGATGTGTGGGCCAAAATCCGGCGGGCCGCGAGGGTTCGAATGCACGGATGCGATGCGGCCGGTGCGGCATACACGGTGACCGCCGAGGGGCTCTTGGCGATTGTCTTGCAGCACGAATTTGATCATTTGCAGGGCCGGCTCTTTATTGATCGCCTGCCGTGGTGGCGCCGTTTAACGACGAGAAGACCGACGAGGTGA